The following coding sequences lie in one Synechococcus sp. PCC 7336 genomic window:
- a CDS encoding NAD(P)H-dependent glycerol-3-phosphate dehydrogenase produces MSVCPQVLGEGKPVRPQAIAILGAGAWGTTLAGLARSNGADVRLWSRRGERSLAEVAGEAGIVLSAISMQGVSSVIEQLQQGQLAPDCILVSATKGLDAATLQTPSQLWQQAFPEHPAVVLSGPNLSQEIDRGLPAATVVASDSELAAATVQVALASDRFRIYTNTDPIGTELGGSLKNIMAIAVGVCDGLDLGANAKAALVTRGLAEMLRIGLHFGARAETFSGLSGLGDLLATCSGLLSRNYQVGYYLAEGRSLAEALDLVAGTAEGVNTTPVMLEIAHREGIPVPIVRQVNRLLQGLDTPVAAVEALMDRELTSEVSS; encoded by the coding sequence TTGAGCGTCTGCCCACAAGTGCTAGGAGAGGGAAAGCCCGTTCGCCCGCAGGCGATCGCCATTCTTGGAGCGGGAGCTTGGGGCACGACCTTGGCCGGACTCGCTCGCTCTAACGGGGCTGATGTGCGCTTGTGGTCGCGGCGGGGGGAGCGATCCCTAGCTGAGGTGGCGGGCGAGGCTGGGATTGTCCTATCGGCGATCTCCATGCAGGGAGTTTCCAGCGTTATCGAACAGCTACAGCAGGGGCAGCTTGCCCCCGACTGCATTCTGGTCAGTGCCACCAAAGGGCTGGATGCAGCAACGTTGCAGACGCCCTCGCAACTCTGGCAGCAAGCATTTCCCGAACATCCCGCCGTCGTATTGTCGGGGCCGAATTTATCGCAAGAAATCGATCGCGGTTTACCTGCAGCTACCGTAGTGGCGAGCGATTCCGAATTGGCGGCAGCTACCGTACAGGTGGCCTTGGCCTCCGATCGCTTTCGGATTTACACCAATACCGATCCGATTGGCACCGAACTGGGGGGCAGCCTCAAAAATATTATGGCGATCGCCGTCGGTGTCTGCGACGGTCTGGACTTAGGGGCCAATGCCAAAGCAGCTCTGGTTACCCGAGGGTTGGCCGAAATGCTGCGCATTGGCCTGCATTTTGGCGCTCGGGCAGAAACCTTTAGCGGTTTGTCGGGGTTAGGGGATTTACTGGCCACTTGCAGCGGGCTGCTCAGTCGCAATTATCAGGTGGGATATTACTTGGCCGAGGGGCGATCGCTGGCAGAGGCTCTCGATCTCGTAGCAGGGACTGCGGAGGGGGTCAACACGACCCCGGTAATGCTGGAAATTGCCCATCGCGAGGGCATTCCCGTTCCGATTGTCCGTCAAGTCAACCGACTGCTGCAGGGGCTCGATACTCCAGTTGCAGCAGTCGAAGCACTGATGGACCGAGAACTAACATCGGAAGTCTCTAGCTGA
- a CDS encoding ABC transporter ATP-binding protein, producing the protein MAPVLIIDGIWKHYFRGRDVLQDLSLQLEEGELLGLLGISGSGKTTLLRLIAGFERPNRGQILIRDRVVASPHDWVPPEQRQVGVVFQDYALFPHLTLKENVAFGLKKSAAAKSLSKEVARQQVKEAIALVGLQDFQDRYPAELSGGQQQRVALARALAPQPQLILLDEPFSNLDAGIRYRLRLQVREILSRANIAGVFVTHDQEEALSISDRVAVLHKGRLEQCDRPETIYRAPRTRFVAEFVTQANFLTASRTDGGWQTEIGLLGENEASDRPEDRVEVMVRQEDCSLVPDEASEVYVRGRQFLGHEAIYCLQLPSGREMHVRQLDELQPIPTGARIRLELKPDFAPQCFPANSDI; encoded by the coding sequence ATGGCACCAGTTCTTATCATTGACGGCATTTGGAAGCACTATTTCCGAGGTCGGGATGTTTTACAGGATCTTTCGTTACAGCTAGAAGAAGGCGAGTTGTTGGGCTTGCTGGGTATCTCTGGCAGTGGCAAGACTACATTGTTGCGATTAATTGCTGGTTTTGAACGGCCCAATCGGGGACAGATTTTGATTCGCGATCGCGTTGTGGCCAGTCCCCACGATTGGGTTCCCCCCGAGCAGCGACAGGTGGGGGTGGTGTTTCAAGACTACGCCCTCTTTCCCCATCTAACCCTGAAGGAAAATGTCGCGTTTGGCCTGAAAAAATCTGCTGCGGCCAAATCGCTCTCAAAAGAGGTCGCTCGGCAGCAGGTGAAAGAGGCGATCGCGCTAGTGGGGTTGCAAGATTTTCAAGACCGATATCCAGCCGAGCTATCGGGGGGACAGCAGCAGCGGGTGGCTCTGGCGCGAGCCTTGGCCCCACAACCGCAACTTATTTTGTTAGATGAACCCTTTAGCAATCTAGATGCCGGTATTCGCTATCGCCTGAGACTGCAAGTGCGCGAGATTTTGTCTCGGGCCAATATTGCTGGGGTCTTTGTCACCCACGATCAGGAGGAGGCTCTCTCCATTTCCGATCGCGTAGCGGTGTTGCATAAAGGTCGGCTAGAACAATGCGATCGCCCCGAGACTATTTATCGCGCTCCCCGCACTCGCTTTGTGGCAGAGTTTGTGACCCAAGCCAATTTCCTCACAGCCAGTCGAACGGATGGGGGCTGGCAAACCGAGATTGGACTGTTGGGCGAGAACGAGGCTTCAGATCGCCCTGAGGATCGGGTTGAAGTGATGGTGCGGCAGGAGGACTGCAGCCTAGTGCCGGATGAGGCCAGCGAGGTCTACGTACGCGGGCGTCAGTTTCTGGGACACGAAGCGATTTACTGCTTGCAACTGCCGTCCGGTCGCGAGATGCACGTACGCCAACTGGACGAACTTCAGCCCATTCCCACAGGTGCCCGCATTCGTTTGGAGCTCAAGCCCGACTTTGCCCCCCAATGTTTTCCGGCCAACTCTGACATTTGA
- a CDS encoding pentapeptide repeat-containing protein, translating into MFVPLRYDWGAAIAIAAIATGAAVRAGEFDAIRQLQVTGQCQTCQLQQANFQGADLSYVKLTGADLRGAKFYGGGPLPASLEGSDLEGADLRDADLRLVNLRGTNLQAANLRRANLFAADLRGTQLAGADLRGANLSQALVFAEDSSEVVSEIAPSRPRAIVASNDVGGWQLQTSLERAPTLQVSLQGAVYNAFTQFPAGFDPVAAGMRLEP; encoded by the coding sequence GTGTTTGTGCCATTGCGGTATGACTGGGGTGCAGCGATCGCAATCGCGGCGATCGCGACAGGGGCAGCCGTTCGTGCTGGAGAGTTCGATGCCATCCGTCAATTGCAGGTTACCGGCCAGTGCCAGACCTGTCAGCTCCAGCAAGCCAACTTTCAGGGGGCCGATTTGAGTTACGTCAAGTTAACCGGTGCCGATCTGCGCGGAGCCAAGTTTTATGGAGGCGGCCCGCTTCCAGCCAGTTTGGAGGGCAGCGATCTAGAAGGGGCCGATCTGAGGGATGCCGATTTGCGGTTGGTCAATTTGCGCGGCACCAATCTACAGGCTGCCAACTTGCGGAGGGCAAACTTGTTTGCGGCCGATCTGCGGGGTACCCAGTTGGCGGGAGCTGATTTGCGCGGAGCGAATTTATCGCAGGCGTTGGTGTTTGCCGAAGACTCTTCGGAGGTTGTATCGGAGATCGCGCCCTCTCGCCCGAGGGCGATCGTGGCGTCTAACGATGTGGGCGGCTGGCAACTGCAAACATCTCTGGAACGCGCTCCCACTTTACAGGTCTCGCTGCAAGGGGCAGTTTACAACGCATTCACTCAGTTTCCCGCAGGGTTCGATCCCGTCGCTGCAGGAATGCGCCTAGAACCTTAG
- a CDS encoding pentapeptide repeat-containing protein produces MAAVSSVEELLEQYASGERDFRNSNLRGASLYKAKLWFVNLRGSDLTEADLRGADLRRANMIETTLQNADLRGSSLRRSSFERADLSGANLERADLTSGAKFMEAKLDGASLAGATYDSYTKFPAGFDPLAAGCC; encoded by the coding sequence ATGGCCGCGGTTAGCAGCGTTGAAGAATTGCTCGAACAATATGCCTCAGGCGAACGAGACTTTCGCAACTCCAACTTGCGTGGAGCCAGTCTGTATAAGGCCAAGCTGTGGTTTGTGAACCTGCGCGGCTCCGATTTGACTGAAGCTGACCTGCGCGGTGCCGATCTGCGGCGGGCCAATATGATTGAAACCACCCTCCAGAATGCCGATCTGCGAGGCTCTAGCCTGCGCCGATCCAGTTTTGAACGGGCTGATTTAAGCGGGGCCAACCTAGAGCGGGCGGACTTGACCTCTGGGGCTAAGTTCATGGAAGCGAAGCTCGATGGCGCTAGCCTAGCCGGTGCAACCTACGACTCCTACACCAAATTCCCCGCTGGCTTCGATCCGCTAGCCGCTGGCTGCTGTTAG
- a CDS encoding alanine--glyoxylate aminotransferase family protein, with translation MTATLAINNRHQLSLDPLKMPERLLLGPGPSNADPAVLNAMTTRQVSHLDPEFLARMSEIQSLLRYVWQTENQLTIPISGTGSAAMEATLANSVEPGDRVLVGVNGYFGLRLVDMAGRYGAEVQTIQRPWGETFTLAEIRQGLEQHRPAILALVHAETSTGACQSLDGVGDLCREFDCLLLVDTVTSMGGVPLYIDDWGIDLAYSCSQKCLSCPPGISPFTMGPRAIEKLNRRSSQVANWYLDMSLVSKYWGNDRTYHHTAPISMTYALREGLRLIADEGLAARWKRHRDTAEYLWSGLTEIGLDCYVERQDRLPTLTTVRIPDGVDGKAVFLKLLNEDNIEIGNGLGDLTGRVWRIGLMGANSSRENVDRVLEALPRAIAAV, from the coding sequence ATGACAGCCACCCTCGCCATCAACAACCGCCACCAGCTCTCTCTCGATCCCCTCAAAATGCCCGAGCGGCTGCTGTTGGGGCCGGGGCCGTCGAATGCCGATCCGGCGGTGTTGAATGCCATGACCACCCGGCAGGTCAGTCACCTAGATCCCGAGTTTTTAGCTCGAATGTCAGAAATTCAATCGCTGCTGCGCTACGTCTGGCAGACCGAAAATCAATTGACGATTCCGATTAGCGGCACCGGCAGTGCTGCGATGGAAGCCACCTTGGCTAATTCAGTCGAACCGGGCGATCGGGTGTTGGTAGGAGTCAACGGCTATTTCGGCCTGCGCTTGGTGGATATGGCGGGTCGCTACGGGGCAGAGGTGCAGACCATCCAACGCCCTTGGGGCGAAACGTTTACGCTGGCCGAGATTCGTCAGGGGCTGGAGCAACACCGTCCGGCGATTTTGGCGCTGGTGCATGCAGAAACCTCTACGGGGGCCTGTCAGTCGCTAGACGGGGTGGGGGACCTGTGTCGCGAGTTCGATTGTCTGTTACTGGTCGATACCGTCACCAGCATGGGGGGCGTGCCCCTTTACATTGACGATTGGGGCATCGATCTCGCCTATAGTTGCAGCCAAAAATGCCTCAGTTGCCCTCCCGGTATTTCCCCCTTTACGATGGGGCCCAGGGCGATCGAGAAGTTGAATCGGCGCTCTAGCCAAGTGGCCAACTGGTATTTGGATATGTCGCTGGTGAGCAAGTATTGGGGCAACGATCGCACCTACCACCACACCGCCCCCATTTCCATGACCTACGCACTGCGAGAAGGGTTGCGCCTGATTGCCGATGAAGGCTTGGCAGCCCGTTGGAAGCGCCACCGAGACACGGCAGAATATCTCTGGTCTGGTTTGACTGAGATTGGCTTGGATTGTTATGTCGAGCGTCAGGATCGGCTGCCCACCCTAACAACAGTTCGCATTCCCGACGGGGTGGATGGCAAGGCTGTTTTCCTCAAGCTGTTGAATGAGGACAATATCGAGATTGGCAATGGCTTGGGAGATTTGACCGGTCGTGTGTGGCGAATTGGTTTGATGGGCGCAAACAGCAGCCGCGAGAATGTGGATCGGGTGCTGGAGGCGTTGCCCAGGGCAATCGCCGCAGTTTAG
- the deoC gene encoding deoxyribose-phosphate aldolase, with amino-acid sequence MPDRPSEIDLAPYIDHSLLDPIAPPERIDDLCRQADRFGFASVCILPCHVSRAVELLHNCRPKVSTVISFPLGASTTAVKLYEALEAKEAGAQELDVVLNLGWLKAGKSDRVHAEIARIVEETGLTVKAILEMTVLTEAEKRLAAELCADAGVAYLKTSTGWRGGATLADVALLQEVTGGQVGIKASGGIKTVEGAIALIEAGATRLGTSRGVQLMQQWRDRASKGAD; translated from the coding sequence GTGCCCGATCGCCCCTCCGAGATCGATCTCGCCCCCTACATCGATCACTCTTTGCTCGATCCGATCGCCCCCCCCGAACGCATCGACGACCTCTGCCGACAGGCGGACCGATTTGGCTTTGCCAGCGTCTGCATTCTGCCCTGCCACGTCTCGCGAGCCGTCGAACTCCTGCACAACTGTCGACCTAAAGTCTCCACTGTGATTAGTTTTCCATTGGGGGCTTCCACCACCGCCGTTAAACTCTACGAAGCTCTAGAGGCTAAAGAGGCCGGGGCGCAGGAATTGGATGTGGTTCTGAACTTGGGCTGGCTCAAAGCGGGCAAGAGCGATCGCGTTCACGCTGAAATCGCTCGCATTGTCGAGGAGACGGGGCTGACCGTTAAAGCCATTTTGGAAATGACCGTGCTGACGGAGGCGGAAAAGCGCTTGGCAGCGGAGTTGTGTGCGGATGCTGGGGTGGCCTATTTAAAAACATCGACGGGCTGGCGCGGCGGAGCCACGCTGGCAGATGTAGCTCTGTTGCAGGAGGTGACGGGGGGGCAGGTGGGCATTAAGGCGTCGGGGGGCATTAAGACGGTGGAGGGGGCGATCGCATTGATTGAAGCTGGGGCCACGAGATTGGGCACGTCGCGAGGGGTGCAGTTAATGCAACAGTGGCGGGATCGAGCCTCGAAAGGGGCTGATTAG
- a CDS encoding ABC transporter ATP-binding protein encodes MNSIQRVLSFFAPYTLATIAISLGGLLFAFINLLRPYLLGLFANLLAQSEPIPGYLEPGIQLLSPLLEGWEPRHLAIATVCLLFFSLNLISPFEDLFSHLPKRMVALHMVSQLNQAAYRKVLTLPLSYFESHNSGLLVSRLERAISKLQLLYISLVQSGILVVSTLTIAIAMFFIIDVRLGWVFTLSIALCATIIFKLFTFLQPYVAFSERLLDRSMSRLAEVVLNIKTVKAFTQEVREYKRGQHWLDRYERFMARKTFVRLFATETVMWMFLNLSLSAIVGLSAYLAIQNEISVGGMITAITIAQIVRADVSRLQEPTELLTTSVSAIVWLHEFLHLPLKEPSNRSQTRLPRTPGRLSLHHIYFRYRPELPPTLIDLSLDVPPYATVALVGPSGSGKSTLTKLLYRFADPTRGRILWDGKDIRQFHLQLYRSRLAMVPQEVEVFNGTVMHNLLYGRPKFSPEQAVAAAKLARAHDFIVELPRGYHTNVGERGVRLSGGQRQRLGIARAILMRPAVLILDEATSNLDSESEHLIQQALRNLLGTCTVIVIAHRLSTIREADIIVVMEGGRIVERGTHQELMRSNLGLYQRLHKLQMAEKRLANPQHR; translated from the coding sequence ATGAACTCCATCCAACGCGTGCTGTCCTTCTTTGCTCCCTATACGCTGGCAACCATTGCCATTTCATTGGGGGGCTTGTTATTCGCGTTCATCAATTTGCTCAGACCCTATCTATTAGGTCTGTTTGCCAACCTGCTCGCGCAGTCCGAGCCCATTCCAGGATATTTAGAACCCGGCATTCAGCTCCTATCTCCCCTCCTGGAGGGATGGGAGCCCCGACATCTGGCGATCGCCACGGTCTGCCTGCTATTTTTTAGTCTCAATTTAATCTCGCCGTTTGAGGATCTGTTTTCCCACTTACCCAAGCGAATGGTGGCCTTGCATATGGTTTCGCAACTGAACCAAGCCGCCTATCGCAAGGTGCTAACCCTCCCCCTGAGCTATTTCGAAAGCCATAACAGTGGCTTGTTGGTCTCGCGCTTGGAGCGGGCAATTTCTAAACTGCAATTGCTCTACATCAGCCTGGTGCAAAGTGGCATTTTAGTGGTCTCCACCCTCACTATTGCGATCGCCATGTTCTTTATTATCGACGTGCGATTGGGCTGGGTTTTCACCTTATCGATCGCGCTGTGTGCCACTATCATCTTCAAGCTATTTACCTTTTTACAGCCTTATGTGGCGTTTAGCGAACGCTTGCTCGACCGCAGTATGAGCCGTCTGGCCGAGGTGGTGCTGAATATCAAAACTGTGAAAGCATTTACTCAAGAGGTGCGGGAATACAAGCGGGGACAACACTGGCTCGATCGCTACGAGCGCTTTATGGCTCGCAAAACATTCGTGCGACTGTTTGCCACTGAAACCGTCATGTGGATGTTTCTCAATTTATCCTTGAGTGCGATCGTCGGCCTGAGTGCCTATCTGGCGATCCAAAACGAGATTTCTGTGGGAGGCATGATTACTGCCATTACCATTGCCCAAATTGTGCGGGCAGATGTGAGTCGCCTGCAAGAACCGACAGAACTCTTAACCACTAGCGTGAGCGCAATCGTCTGGTTGCACGAATTTCTCCACTTACCCCTCAAAGAACCCTCCAACCGCAGCCAAACTCGCCTCCCTAGAACTCCCGGACGCCTCTCCCTCCATCACATCTACTTTCGCTACCGACCCGAGCTTCCCCCCACCTTGATCGATCTCTCCCTCGACGTTCCCCCCTATGCCACTGTGGCTTTAGTGGGGCCGTCGGGCTCGGGCAAATCCACCTTGACCAAGCTGCTCTATCGATTTGCAGACCCTACCCGAGGAAGGATTCTATGGGATGGAAAAGATATTCGGCAGTTCCATTTGCAGCTCTATCGATCGCGCTTGGCCATGGTGCCGCAGGAAGTGGAGGTATTCAACGGGACAGTCATGCACAATCTCCTCTACGGTCGCCCCAAGTTCTCCCCAGAACAAGCGGTCGCAGCCGCTAAATTGGCCCGCGCCCACGACTTCATTGTGGAATTGCCTCGGGGCTATCACACCAATGTGGGTGAACGGGGAGTGCGTCTGTCGGGAGGACAGCGGCAGCGGTTAGGCATTGCTCGCGCCATTTTGATGCGACCGGCGGTGCTAATTTTGGATGAAGCCACCTCCAATCTCGATTCGGAATCGGAGCACCTGATTCAGCAGGCATTGCGCAATTTGCTAGGCACTTGCACCGTCATCGTCATTGCCCATCGCCTCTCTACCATCCGCGAAGCCGACATCATTGTGGTGATGGAAGGGGGGAGGATTGTGGAACGGGGTACCCACCAGGAACTGATGCGCTCGAATTTAGGGCTCTACCAACGCCTGCACAAATTGCAGATGGCCGAGAAGCGGTTAGCCAATCCGCAACACAGGTAA
- a CDS encoding sigma-70 family RNA polymerase sigma factor, protein MESTVQHQDAVGRFLKTIGRYRLLAPDEELLLAHQVQRAIALEEQRKPGATHEQWAIDMNLELADLQRQLEEGKIAKRRMVECNLRLVVSIAKRYRNRGLPFLDLIQEGTIGLTRAVEKFDPTRGYKFSTYATWWIRQSVNRGIQNKGRMIRLPAHMYEKVSKVKRKYRELSATSGIRPPVNDVFDSLEIGDNYRDLITRHMSEMRSLNLVVGDEDGTELQHFIQDEDSDPVDYLNQVAHREEVHMLVEHLGEREREVIVARYGLDGSNGLTLREIGEHIGLSRERVRQIERRALRKLKRLQTELSSVNRQALSTPAVSLPAPTNED, encoded by the coding sequence ATGGAAAGCACAGTCCAACACCAAGATGCTGTAGGCCGCTTCCTCAAAACCATTGGTCGCTATAGACTATTGGCTCCCGATGAAGAGCTGCTATTGGCCCATCAAGTCCAGCGGGCGATCGCGCTAGAAGAGCAGCGCAAACCCGGTGCGACTCACGAGCAGTGGGCCATTGATATGAATCTGGAGTTGGCCGATCTGCAACGGCAGTTGGAAGAGGGCAAGATTGCCAAACGGCGCATGGTGGAATGTAACCTGCGTTTGGTGGTGTCCATCGCTAAGCGGTATCGCAATCGCGGCCTCCCTTTCCTCGATCTGATCCAGGAAGGCACGATTGGTCTGACGCGGGCAGTGGAGAAATTTGACCCCACTCGCGGCTATAAGTTTTCCACCTATGCCACTTGGTGGATTCGCCAGAGCGTCAATCGCGGCATTCAGAATAAAGGGCGCATGATCCGCCTGCCCGCTCACATGTACGAGAAAGTCTCGAAAGTCAAGCGCAAGTACCGGGAACTCTCTGCCACATCCGGCATCCGTCCCCCCGTTAACGATGTCTTCGACTCCCTCGAAATTGGCGATAACTATCGCGATCTGATCACTCGCCACATGTCCGAAATGCGATCGCTCAATTTGGTCGTAGGAGATGAAGATGGGACCGAATTGCAGCATTTCATTCAAGATGAAGATAGCGATCCGGTGGACTACCTGAACCAGGTGGCCCATCGCGAGGAAGTTCACATGCTAGTGGAGCATCTGGGCGAGCGCGAGCGGGAGGTGATTGTGGCTCGCTACGGCTTAGATGGCAGTAACGGGCTGACCCTGCGCGAGATTGGCGAGCATATCGGTCTATCGCGAGAGCGGGTTCGGCAAATCGAGCGACGAGCGCTGCGCAAGCTGAAACGACTGCAAACAGAGCTCTCTAGCGTCAATCGCCAAGCCCTTTCGACTCCTGCCGTGAGTCTGCCCGCACCGACAAACGAGGACTGA
- a CDS encoding FecR family protein — protein sequence MDKRLDGLRINLGAAIALAACLPLVSISANAQEALTQARVDRIANQVTVELQGTSPREAQIDDQLVERDRLATGVASQAQLIFNDDSLVRVGQNSLFQFQAGGRQFLLEEGVAAVVTPPGAGGGRLSTPAAVAAVQGSFFLTISRNRDGSTIDVFFNFNARPLILLNLAGAEIGRLPPGHVALVIDGELVSLARFDPLFVIDNAPLLADLCSGAFPSSAVEQECQQVVSVNAPEDAREEFFRSLGPDPFDNREQLNEFLFETNSVPSIPPIIDPGPIDPGPIDPGPIDPGPIDNGPIDNGPIDNGPIDNGPIDNGQLDSVNGLSAP from the coding sequence ATGGACAAGCGGCTCGACGGTTTGAGGATAAATTTAGGGGCGGCGATCGCGCTAGCTGCCTGCCTACCTCTGGTATCCATCTCTGCAAATGCCCAAGAAGCCCTAACGCAAGCTCGTGTCGATCGGATTGCCAATCAGGTCACGGTGGAATTGCAAGGGACTTCTCCTAGAGAGGCTCAAATTGACGACCAGTTGGTGGAGCGCGATCGCCTAGCCACAGGAGTCGCTTCGCAGGCACAACTCATTTTTAATGACGATTCATTGGTGCGGGTCGGTCAAAATTCGCTGTTTCAATTTCAAGCGGGCGGACGGCAATTTTTATTAGAAGAGGGCGTCGCGGCAGTTGTGACGCCGCCAGGGGCGGGAGGAGGGCGCTTGAGTACGCCTGCAGCAGTCGCTGCGGTGCAAGGCAGCTTTTTCCTAACGATTTCGCGCAATCGAGATGGCAGCACCATCGATGTGTTTTTTAACTTCAATGCCAGACCCCTCATCCTGCTCAACTTGGCCGGAGCAGAAATTGGCCGACTGCCTCCAGGACATGTGGCCCTAGTGATTGATGGAGAATTAGTCAGTTTGGCTCGATTCGATCCGCTCTTCGTGATTGACAATGCACCGCTCTTAGCCGATCTGTGCTCGGGTGCGTTTCCATCGTCGGCAGTAGAGCAGGAATGTCAGCAGGTGGTCTCGGTCAATGCGCCGGAGGACGCTAGAGAAGAATTTTTCCGATCGCTCGGTCCCGACCCCTTCGACAATCGAGAACAGTTAAACGAGTTCCTCTTCGAAACCAACAGCGTACCCTCTATTCCACCAATCATCGATCCTGGGCCAATCGATCCCGGACCTATCGATCCCGGACCTATCGATCCCGGACCTATCGATAACGGACCCATCGATAACGGACCCATCGATAACGGACCCATCGATAACGGGCCAATCGATAACGGGCAGTTAGATTCAGTGAATGGGCTTTCTGCACCATAA